A window of Hevea brasiliensis isolate MT/VB/25A 57/8 unplaced genomic scaffold, ASM3005281v1 Scaf232, whole genome shotgun sequence contains these coding sequences:
- the LOC131176734 gene encoding protein ASPARTIC PROTEASE IN GUARD CELL 1-like — protein MALSTPFPAFFLFASTFCFFLILSSSSLSPITLPIYHIKKFIRLQMDSESYALTSLARDEERLKHLTILPSVGVGQSPSSVVVPLFAESNGEHVVVLRIGEEKIRTQLLLDTGSSIIWWQCYPCEKCYNQRNIPKYNRMSSHSFESIRCSSNKCDQSQLEISCSPQGRCLYSINYLDNDTTSGVLAIEELSSLDGRFSYKVIFGCGTHNPGKYFLGVYAGILGFQNLRYSFPTQIRAAKFSFCLITQTEMSTALYLYDFPTPHNKSIVVSLQPRPFYDFSFYYVEFKGISIHAEMLEVSPDKWEINLDGSYGVLLDTGTRITRFPREIYTQFRDKFVEETEDFVPLRVSYCACYKTNIYYLNYFPEVLLHFTDEKVLRLDPRQVLYEVQTGVYCCICTFGSITNDDGELSTREDKTFFQFSRSHCDILLQ, from the coding sequence ATGGCATTATCTACTCCCTTTCCTGCTTTTTTCCTCTTTGCATCAACCTTTTGTTTTTTTCTCATTCTTTCCTCATCTTCATTGTCTCCCATAACCCTTCCAATTTATCATATCAAAAAGTTTATCAGATTACAAATGGACTCTGAGTCATATGCTTTAACAAGCTTGGCTCGTGATGAGGAAAGGCTTAAGCATTTGACAATTCTCCCTAGTGTAGGTGTTGGACAGTCACCTTCATCGGTTGTTGTACCTCTATTTGCAGAGTCTAACGGAGAGCATGTAGTTGTACTACGGATTGGTGAGGAAAAGATACGAACCCAGCTGCTCTTGGACACTGGCTCTTCAATTATTTGGTGGCAGTGCTATCCATGCGAAAAATGTTATAATCAGAGAAATATACCCAAATATAATCGAATGAGTTCCCACTCATTTGAATCTATTAGATGCTCTTCAAACAAATGTGATCAAAGTCAACTGGAAATAAGTTGTTCGCCACAAGGGCGGTGCCTTTATAGTATTAACTATTTAGACAATGATACTACTTCGGGGGTTCTTGCCATTGAAGAACTGTCAAGTTTAGATGGCCGTTTTTCATACAAGGTTATTTTTGGGTGTGGAACTCACAATCCTGGCAAGTATTTTTTGGGTGTTTATGCGGGAATATTAGGATTCCAAAATCTTAGGTATTCCTTCCCAACCCAGATTAGAGCTGCCAAATTCTCCTTTTGTCTAATTACACAAACTGAAATGAGTACTGCCCTTTACCTGTATGACTTTCCAACCCCGCACAATAAATCAATTGTTGTGTCATTGCAACCACGCCcattttatgatttttctttttattatgtgGAATTCAAAGGAATCTCAATCCACGCGGAAATGCTCGAAGTAAGTCCAGATAAATGGGAAATCAATTTAGATGGTAGCTATGGTGTACTTTTGGATACTGGAACCAGAATAACAAGGTTtccaagagaaatatatacccaATTTCGTGATAAGTTTGTGGAGGAAACCGAAGATTTCGTTCCCTTACGAGTAAGCTATTGCGCATGCtataaaacaaatatatattaTCTGAATTATTTTCCTGAGGTGTTGCTTCATTTTACTGATGAGAAGGTCCTTCGTCTAGACCCACGGCAAGTCTTGTATGAAGTACAGACTGGGGTATATTGTTGCATTTGCACCTTTGGATCAATCACTAACGATGATGGGGAGTTATCAACTCGGGAGGACAAGACTTTCTTTCAATTTAGCAGATCACACTGTGACATTCTCCTCCAATGA
- the LOC131176735 gene encoding protein ASPARTIC PROTEASE IN GUARD CELL 1-like, with protein sequence MDSESYALTSLARDEERLKHLTILPSVGPGQSPSSVVVPLFAQSNGEHVVVLRIGEEKIRTQLLLDTGSSIIWWQCYPCEKCYNQRNIPKYNRMRSRSFESIRCSSNKCDQSQPEISCSPQGPCLYRINYLDNDTTSGILAIEELSSLDGRFSCKVIFGCGTQNPGKYFLGVYAGILGFQNLRITRFPREIYTQFRDKFVEETEDFVPFRVSYWGLDTCYETHTDYLNYFPEVSLHFTDEKVLRLDPQQVLYEAQTGVYCLAFAPFDQRLTILGSRQLETTRLSFNLAEHTVTFSSNDC encoded by the exons ATGGACTCTGAGTCATATGCTTTAACAAGCTTGGCTCGTGATGAGGAAAGGCTTAAGCATTTGACAATTCTCCCTAGTGTAGGTCCTGGACAGTCACCTTCATCGGTTGTTGTACCTCTATTTGCACAGTCTAACGGAGAGCATGTAGTTGTACTACGGATTGGTGAGGAAAAGATACGAACCCAGCTGCTCTTGGACACTGGCTCTTCAATTATTTGGTGGCAGTGCTATCCATGCGAAAAATGTTACAATCAGAGAAATATACCCAAATATAATCGAATGAGGTCTCGCTCATTTGAATCTATTAGATGCTCTTCAAACAAATGTGATCAAAGTCAACCGGAAATAAGTTGTTCGCCACAAGGGCcatgcctttataggattaactATTTAGACAATGATACTACTTCGGGGATTCTTGCGATTGAAGAACTGTCAAGTTTAGATGGCCGTTTTTCATGCAAGGTTATTTTTGGGTGTGGAACTCAGAATCCTGGCAAGTATTTTTTGGGTGTTTATGCGGGAATATTAGGATTCCAAAATCTTAG AATAACAAGGTTtccaagagaaatatatacccaATTTCGTGATAAGTTTGTGGAGGAAACCGAAGATTTCGTTCCCTTTCGAGTAAGCTACTGGGGCCTAGACACATGCTATGAAACACATACAGATTATCTGAATTATTTTCCTGAGGTGTCGCTTCATTTTACCGATGAGAAGGTCCTTCGTCTAGACCCACAGCAAGTCTTGTATGAAGCGCAGACTGGGGTATATTGTCTTGCATTTGCACCTTTTGATCAAAGACTAACTATATTGGGGAGTCGTCAACTTGAGACGACAAGACTTTCTTTCAATTTAGCAGAGCACACTGTGACATTCTCCTCCAATGATTGTTGA